A genome region from Planctomycetota bacterium includes the following:
- a CDS encoding polyprenyl synthetase family protein encodes MGSSILGAMLEMKSPIPRSEDELLASVESALTQALAERRLPVKLDEAARYALLGGGKRVRPLLCLRSCAAAGGNPEKALPAAVAIEMIHAFSLVHDDLPALDNDDLRRGRPTTHVAFGEALAILAGDALLSIAMEQALTCRSGAADIARELAWATTEMISGQVLDTLGGFPKEATPQQRLELIHNRKTGALLRAACRMGALAAAANPESLDRLTKWGEIMGLMFQVVDDILDQTQSSEHLGKSAGKDAAQGKITFPAVHGVEWSREHVRALHEQSEQLLKPMGAAAEPLRTMARALATRTR; translated from the coding sequence ATGGGCTCTTCTATACTGGGCGCGATGCTTGAGATGAAGTCGCCTATTCCGAGGAGCGAGGACGAATTGCTGGCGAGCGTGGAGAGCGCGCTCACCCAGGCCTTGGCCGAACGCCGGCTTCCCGTCAAGCTCGACGAGGCCGCGCGCTACGCGCTGCTTGGCGGCGGCAAGCGCGTGCGGCCCCTGCTCTGCCTGCGCAGTTGCGCCGCCGCGGGAGGAAATCCCGAGAAGGCCCTGCCCGCCGCCGTCGCCATTGAAATGATCCACGCCTTCAGCCTGGTCCACGACGACCTGCCCGCGCTGGACAACGACGACCTCCGCCGCGGCCGTCCCACCACGCACGTGGCCTTCGGCGAGGCGCTGGCCATCCTCGCCGGCGACGCGCTGCTCTCGATCGCCATGGAACAAGCCCTCACCTGCCGCAGCGGCGCCGCCGACATCGCCCGCGAGCTGGCCTGGGCGACCACCGAAATGATCTCCGGCCAGGTGCTCGACACGCTGGGAGGATTTCCCAAGGAGGCAACTCCGCAGCAGCGACTGGAGCTGATCCACAACCGCAAGACCGGGGCGCTCCTCCGCGCCGCCTGCCGCATGGGCGCCCTCGCCGCGGCGGCGAACCCCGAGTCGCTCGACCGGCTCACGAAATGGGGCGAGATCATGGGGCTCATGTTCCAGGTCGTCGACGACATCCTCGACCAAACGCAGTCCAGCGAACATCTGGGAAAATCCGCGGGCAAGGACGCCGCCCAGGGCAAGATCACCTTCCCCGCCGTCCACGGCGTGGAGTGGAGCCGCGAGCATGTCCGTGCATTGCACGAGCAAAGCGAGCAGCTTTTGAAGCCGATGGGCGCCGCGGCCGAGCCGCTGCGCACAATGGCGCGGGCGCTGGCCACGCGGACGCGATGA
- a CDS encoding AI-2E family transporter: MHDDKSTTRLSKLHLWQIQGVRDAMVIGLLVLLFYAGYAMRSVTVPLLIAFGLAYLVEPLVESLCRRFRMSRPAAVGTIMGTAGLGLLFVIAVTLPIVIGQSVSFVESFRSGRFNAAIDRAQSVVPDPYKEQVSKIRSWFSENVGSGSGIPPAAPAGAAADAPTGASGTPNGATETPAVKPVPAEAKSTQQVNQEVIERAVEEALNKRGIVTGQPAISWTNMFGSSVQSVFATAMEFLTIGFLTALIPFYFWFFSISFPAAVKKLRGLIPENHRAGTVKLIAEMDHAVSGFVRGRIVISLIMAVMFAVGWKICGVPYAITLGLVIGLFSVVPYLCAVGLPIAIGLLLVDQLILPEEARMSWLWIVLGPTLVFAIVQTLEGYVLIPIIAGRATDLGPVSIFVAVLAGAALAGVYGMLLSIPVAACLKIYGREVMMPRVKAWSKGEAEDLLPMK, from the coding sequence ATGCACGACGACAAAAGTACGACGCGCCTCTCCAAATTGCATCTCTGGCAGATCCAGGGGGTCCGCGACGCGATGGTCATCGGGCTGCTGGTGCTGCTTTTCTACGCCGGCTACGCGATGCGCTCGGTGACGGTGCCGCTGCTGATCGCCTTCGGCCTGGCGTACTTGGTCGAGCCGCTGGTGGAGAGCCTGTGCCGGCGCTTCCGCATGTCGCGGCCCGCGGCGGTGGGCACCATCATGGGCACCGCGGGACTGGGGCTGCTCTTCGTGATCGCCGTCACGCTGCCCATCGTCATCGGGCAGAGCGTCTCCTTCGTGGAATCCTTCCGCAGCGGCCGCTTCAACGCGGCGATCGACCGCGCCCAGTCGGTGGTTCCCGATCCCTACAAGGAGCAGGTGAGCAAGATCCGCTCGTGGTTCAGCGAAAATGTCGGGTCGGGCAGCGGCATACCCCCGGCCGCGCCCGCCGGCGCGGCGGCGGATGCGCCGACGGGGGCCTCCGGCACTCCGAACGGCGCAACCGAAACGCCGGCTGTCAAACCGGTTCCCGCGGAGGCGAAGTCGACCCAGCAAGTCAACCAGGAAGTCATCGAGCGGGCGGTCGAGGAGGCCCTGAACAAGCGCGGCATCGTCACCGGACAGCCCGCCATCTCGTGGACCAACATGTTCGGCTCCAGCGTGCAGAGCGTCTTCGCCACCGCGATGGAGTTCCTGACAATCGGATTCCTGACCGCGCTGATTCCCTTCTACTTCTGGTTCTTCTCCATCAGCTTTCCGGCCGCGGTCAAGAAGCTGCGCGGGTTGATTCCCGAGAACCACCGCGCCGGCACCGTGAAGCTGATCGCGGAGATGGACCACGCCGTGAGCGGCTTCGTGCGCGGGCGCATCGTGATCAGCCTCATCATGGCGGTGATGTTCGCCGTCGGATGGAAAATCTGCGGCGTGCCCTACGCGATCACGCTGGGCCTGGTCATCGGGCTCTTCAGCGTGGTGCCCTATCTCTGCGCCGTCGGATTGCCGATCGCCATCGGCCTGCTGCTGGTGGACCAGCTCATCCTGCCCGAGGAGGCGCGGATGAGCTGGCTGTGGATCGTGCTCGGGCCGACGCTGGTCTTCGCGATCGTGCAGACCCTCGAGGGCTACGTGCTGATTCCGATCATCGCCGGTCGGGCCACCGACCTGGGGCCGGTGAGCATTTTCGTTGCGGTGCTGGCGGGGGCGGCCCTGGCGGGGGTGTACGGCATGCTGCTGAGCATTCCGGTGGCGGCGTGCCTGAAGATCTACGGCCGCGAGGTGATGATGCCGCGGGTGAAAGCCTGGAGCAAGGGCGAGGCCGAGGACCTGCTGCCGATGAAGTGA
- a CDS encoding SpoIIE family protein phosphatase has protein sequence MSSGIRLELIKGQGGPFEFSAADAVTLGRASDSVIHLNDPHVSRRHASLSCLRDKWTLVDNGSRQGTLINGTLLPAQKPCVLAHGDQLGIFPFVLRVDLGGEPMTLIDSLTETSVNHVRAVEPEELENLAGQRLKVLLGVAAKMQEAQDEKALAQTAVAALLQGTGFGRALLLRGHDGSGYEVLAREIQGRHGDEEARISRTLLRAASAGRPVRLDEAAEMQMAESIVGEGVTAALCVPILLGMNVEGFLYLDSTVGSAPGSDAAAFAQALAQFVGMALGEIRRRDLADRQQQIHRELSSAHAVQRRLMPPEQGSMGPWRWKFHSEPGRVVAGDIVGAGAGPEGFWFFLGDVAGKGMGAGMLMASIQAHLAAELERGSALVDALNATNAYVRRHRDETEFATLMAMRLSDDGRSMQMVDAGHAMGAIVRKGAPAIAIECRGGTPIGIVEDPYESSEIPLQPGDRILLFSDGVCEQQNAEGEELGIKRVLACLQESGDECEDVERVMALLREHAAGVSFADDVSVVSLAHGH, from the coding sequence GTGAGCAGCGGCATCCGGCTTGAACTCATCAAGGGCCAGGGCGGCCCCTTCGAATTTTCCGCTGCGGACGCGGTGACCCTCGGCCGCGCCTCCGACAGCGTGATCCATCTGAACGATCCCCACGTCTCGCGCCGCCACGCCTCGCTGAGCTGCCTGCGCGACAAGTGGACGCTGGTCGACAACGGCTCGCGCCAGGGCACGCTCATCAACGGCACGCTGCTGCCGGCGCAGAAGCCCTGTGTACTGGCCCACGGCGACCAGCTGGGCATCTTTCCCTTCGTGCTGCGGGTCGACCTGGGCGGCGAGCCGATGACGCTCATCGATTCGCTGACCGAGACCTCCGTCAACCATGTCCGGGCCGTCGAGCCGGAGGAGCTTGAGAATCTCGCCGGCCAGCGACTGAAGGTTCTGCTGGGAGTGGCGGCCAAGATGCAGGAAGCCCAGGATGAAAAGGCCCTGGCCCAGACCGCGGTGGCCGCGCTGCTGCAAGGCACGGGATTCGGCCGCGCCTTGCTGCTGCGCGGGCACGACGGCTCGGGGTACGAAGTGCTGGCGCGGGAAATCCAGGGTCGCCACGGCGACGAGGAGGCGCGGATCAGCCGCACCCTGCTGCGAGCGGCGTCGGCGGGAAGGCCGGTCCGCCTCGACGAGGCCGCCGAGATGCAGATGGCCGAGAGCATCGTGGGCGAAGGCGTGACCGCCGCGCTCTGCGTGCCGATCCTGCTGGGCATGAACGTGGAGGGATTCCTCTACCTCGATTCGACGGTGGGCTCGGCGCCGGGATCCGACGCCGCGGCCTTCGCTCAGGCGCTGGCCCAGTTCGTCGGCATGGCGCTGGGGGAGATCCGGCGCCGCGACTTGGCCGACCGACAGCAGCAGATCCACCGCGAGCTCTCATCGGCCCACGCGGTGCAGCGCCGGCTGATGCCGCCGGAGCAGGGATCAATGGGACCCTGGCGATGGAAATTCCATTCCGAGCCGGGGCGCGTGGTGGCGGGCGACATCGTCGGCGCCGGCGCCGGGCCCGAGGGGTTCTGGTTCTTCCTGGGCGACGTGGCGGGCAAGGGGATGGGCGCCGGCATGCTGATGGCCAGCATCCAGGCCCATCTCGCTGCCGAGCTGGAGCGCGGCAGCGCGCTGGTGGATGCCCTGAACGCGACCAACGCCTACGTGCGCCGCCATCGCGACGAGACCGAGTTCGCCACGCTGATGGCGATGCGCCTTTCGGACGACGGACGCTCGATGCAGATGGTCGACGCGGGCCACGCAATGGGGGCGATCGTTCGCAAGGGAGCGCCCGCAATCGCCATTGAGTGCCGCGGCGGCACGCCGATCGGCATTGTCGAGGATCCCTATGAAAGCAGCGAGATCCCACTGCAGCCCGGGGACCGGATCCTGCTCTTCAGCGACGGCGTCTGCGAGCAGCAGAACGCCGAGGGGGAGGAGCTGGGGATCAAGCGCGTGCTGGCCTGCCTGCAGGAAAGCGGCGACGAGTGCGAGGATGTCGAACGGGTGATGGCGCTGCTGCGCGAGCACGCGGCGGGCGTTTCATTCGCCGACGACGTGAGCGTGGTGAGCCTGGCCCACGGTCACTGA
- the ffh gene encoding signal recognition particle protein: protein MFESLSERLGDALRRLSGRGKITEDNVREAMEDVRTALLEADVHVEVVRHFCDEVVQEAIGTEVTKSLKPAQEIIGLVHQKLVHLMGPVDPNIIQVSPGPAVVLLCGLQGSGKTTTAGKLAARLREQGRSVLVAACDLQRPAAVEQLRIVVEQVAAEAKGGARVAFFGEPERCAEYGKAVGVAVGVAQRAYRAAREGRFDTLIVDTAGRLHVDESLMKELEGVRRATEAHQTLLVVDSMAGQDALIAAKSFHDRLHVDGIILSKFDSDSRGGAALSAKYVTGAPILFVGVGERFDALEPFHPERIAGRMLGMGDVVSLVEKAQKEVDEDESQRLAERMSKGQFTMDDFLSQLKSLRRMGPMKQILGMLPGVGSMIKDVNVDDGQLDRLEGIARSMTPAERQDVKRVDQQKSRARRIAAGSGSTQQEVGKLVKQFEVMQKMTSQLAGLGAMGKMKAMKEMSAGGPGAAPSLAGLMGRKSTHTESIKSKFKARKKR, encoded by the coding sequence ATGTTCGAGTCTCTTTCGGAACGACTGGGCGACGCCCTGCGCCGCCTCTCCGGCCGCGGCAAGATTACCGAGGACAACGTCCGCGAGGCCATGGAGGATGTGCGCACCGCGCTCCTCGAGGCCGACGTGCACGTCGAAGTGGTGCGCCACTTCTGCGATGAGGTCGTGCAGGAGGCGATCGGCACCGAGGTGACCAAGAGCCTCAAGCCCGCCCAGGAAATCATCGGCCTGGTGCATCAGAAGCTTGTCCACTTGATGGGGCCGGTGGATCCCAACATCATCCAGGTCTCACCCGGCCCCGCCGTGGTGCTGCTCTGCGGACTGCAGGGCTCCGGCAAGACCACCACCGCAGGCAAGCTTGCGGCGCGGCTGCGCGAGCAGGGCCGAAGCGTTCTGGTGGCCGCCTGCGACTTGCAGCGGCCCGCCGCGGTCGAGCAATTGCGAATCGTCGTCGAGCAGGTCGCGGCCGAGGCCAAGGGCGGCGCCCGCGTGGCCTTCTTCGGCGAGCCGGAGCGCTGCGCCGAATATGGCAAGGCCGTCGGCGTCGCGGTGGGAGTCGCGCAGCGCGCCTATCGCGCCGCCCGCGAGGGGCGCTTCGACACGCTCATCGTGGACACCGCGGGTCGGCTCCATGTCGATGAATCGCTGATGAAGGAACTCGAGGGTGTGCGCCGCGCGACCGAGGCGCACCAGACGCTGCTGGTGGTGGATTCCATGGCCGGCCAGGACGCCCTGATCGCGGCGAAGTCCTTCCATGATCGCCTGCACGTGGATGGCATCATCCTGAGCAAGTTCGACTCCGACAGCCGCGGCGGCGCGGCGCTGAGCGCCAAGTACGTCACCGGCGCCCCGATCCTCTTCGTGGGCGTGGGCGAGCGCTTCGACGCGCTGGAGCCCTTCCATCCGGAGCGCATCGCCGGACGCATGCTCGGCATGGGCGACGTGGTCAGCCTGGTTGAAAAAGCCCAGAAGGAAGTCGACGAGGACGAATCGCAGCGCCTCGCCGAACGCATGTCCAAGGGCCAGTTCACCATGGACGATTTCCTCTCTCAGCTCAAGTCGCTGCGCCGCATGGGACCCATGAAACAAATTCTGGGGATGCTTCCGGGCGTCGGCTCCATGATCAAGGACGTCAACGTCGACGACGGGCAGCTCGACCGGCTCGAGGGCATCGCCCGCAGCATGACGCCGGCCGAGCGCCAGGATGTGAAGCGCGTCGACCAGCAGAAGAGCCGGGCGCGGCGCATCGCGGCGGGCAGCGGCTCCACCCAGCAGGAGGTCGGCAAGCTGGTCAAGCAATTCGAGGTCATGCAGAAGATGACCTCGCAGCTCGCGGGTCTCGGCGCCATGGGAAAGATGAAGGCCATGAAGGAGATGTCCGCCGGCGGCCCCGGCGCGGCGCCCAGCCTGGCCGGGCTGATGGGCCGCAAGTCCACCCACACCGAGAGCATCAAGAGCAAGTTCAAGGCGCGGAAGAAGCGCTGA
- a CDS encoding amidohydrolase family protein, giving the protein MFHAAGGCDGLGRTFEPAALLFEGRNLRAAGTPQEIGTIANANVVVRPRSVLIPPLVNAHAHLDLTDIGTVELDRSAPGGFAAWLASIIGLRPKTPEAIRRAVKHGAELSLRGGVGWVGDIAGLRSMDAFEALAEAPLGGVSFLETFGLHGTREAEALEWIASLKPQTRNGVTLGVQPHALYSASDRVFDAALECGLPVSTHLAESAEETEFALRLEGALVELLRNAGVWSDAIPVRKARPAEWFARRMAGRSSHAVVAHVNEVTTEEIRLLRERGACVAYCPRSNAFFDRPGPAGELHRWRDMLAMDLCVAIGTDGVVSLRKEEHARRLSPLDEIALLRRRGGADDATLLKMATVHGLRALGVPEDQATFAPGEKMGWLAVTGPGSEGSLGAIFDPKSEIEWIVAPREIGESG; this is encoded by the coding sequence GTGTTCCATGCGGCCGGCGGCTGCGACGGCCTGGGCCGGACGTTCGAGCCCGCGGCGCTGCTGTTCGAGGGCCGGAACCTTCGTGCCGCGGGAACTCCACAGGAGATCGGCACGATTGCGAATGCCAATGTCGTGGTGCGGCCGCGCAGCGTGCTGATTCCCCCTTTGGTCAACGCCCATGCGCATCTGGACCTGACCGACATCGGAACGGTGGAACTGGATCGAAGCGCCCCGGGTGGGTTCGCGGCGTGGCTGGCGAGCATCATCGGGCTCCGTCCCAAGACGCCGGAGGCGATCCGCCGCGCCGTGAAGCATGGCGCGGAGCTGAGCCTCCGCGGCGGCGTGGGCTGGGTGGGCGACATCGCGGGACTGCGGTCGATGGACGCCTTCGAGGCGCTGGCGGAGGCTCCGCTGGGCGGCGTCTCCTTCCTGGAGACTTTCGGCCTGCATGGGACGCGCGAGGCGGAAGCCCTCGAGTGGATCGCCTCGCTGAAGCCGCAGACCCGCAATGGCGTGACGCTTGGAGTTCAGCCGCACGCGCTCTACTCGGCGAGCGACCGCGTCTTCGACGCCGCGCTTGAATGCGGTCTTCCCGTGAGCACGCATCTGGCCGAGAGCGCCGAGGAAACGGAATTCGCCCTGCGTTTGGAGGGCGCGCTGGTCGAGCTGCTGCGCAACGCAGGAGTATGGAGCGACGCGATCCCGGTGCGGAAAGCGCGTCCGGCGGAATGGTTCGCCCGGCGGATGGCGGGGCGCTCGTCGCACGCGGTTGTGGCGCACGTCAACGAAGTCACCACCGAGGAAATCCGCCTGCTGCGCGAGCGCGGCGCCTGCGTCGCCTACTGCCCGAGATCCAACGCTTTCTTCGACCGGCCCGGCCCGGCGGGGGAGTTGCATCGCTGGCGCGACATGCTGGCCATGGACCTCTGCGTGGCGATCGGCACGGACGGCGTGGTGAGCCTGCGGAAGGAGGAGCACGCCCGCCGCCTCTCGCCGCTGGACGAGATCGCGCTGCTGCGCCGGCGCGGCGGCGCGGACGACGCGACCCTGCTGAAAATGGCGACGGTGCACGGACTTCGGGCGCTGGGCGTGCCCGAGGATCAGGCGACCTTCGCGCCCGGGGAGAAGATGGGATGGCTGGCGGTGACCGGCCCCGGGTCGGAGGGGTCGCTCGGGGCGATCTTTGATCCTAAGAGCGAAATCGAGTGGATCGTCGCTCCCCGGGAAATCGGCGAGAGCGGTTGA
- the dxs gene encoding 1-deoxy-D-xylulose-5-phosphate synthase, whose protein sequence is MALLPSIHSPADLKALPPSALPELAAEIRKAICDQCMTSGGHLAPNLGVVELTIALHYVFDFGRDRMLWDVGHQCYTHKLLTGRQPLLGRLRQRDGMAGFPEPRESAYDLFSVGHAGTAISTAVGMARGDQLNGDGFDGLTPNGRRVVSLIGDASIVNGVAMEGLNSAGTLRRQFLVVLNDNGMSIAKPQGALASYFDRMRMSHGYTEFKKRAKDVAKLIPGGREMSDLYHRMGEMSKAAISQDAWFEHFGIVAVGPIDGHDFNSLIEFFTEAKHFDRPMVLHVKTVKGKGFSFCESDPSATHSPGPFTVPDMENEGCRIELKKSSRSFTSALGEAMVEVMKRDPKVVACTAAMPDGTGISKVSAAFPERTWDTGICESHAMDMMAGLAKTGWKPFFAVYSTFLQRAFDQAFQEVALQGLAVRLLLDRAGLVGGDGAVHHGFCDISLLASLPNAVLMAAMDEPSLKAALEFMRKHDSGLSALRYPRDAVSAAFADQACPDFVLGKSRALVEHAAPDAAVLAYGVMAIESLEAVKTLDGEYRVNLYDARFAKPVDIQLLESLLSKGVPVVTIEDHSLRGGFGSCVLEACNQRGLDTRLVTRLGLPDQWIYQGERREQLAEAGIDAAHIARTIRAAVEAVPQARQGAAKSAIHAS, encoded by the coding sequence ATGGCCCTCCTTCCTTCGATTCATTCTCCCGCCGATCTGAAAGCCCTTCCTCCGTCGGCGTTGCCCGAGCTCGCGGCTGAAATTCGAAAAGCGATCTGCGACCAATGCATGACCTCCGGTGGCCACCTGGCCCCCAACCTCGGCGTGGTCGAGTTGACCATCGCCCTGCATTATGTGTTTGACTTCGGACGCGACCGCATGCTGTGGGATGTGGGCCACCAGTGCTACACGCACAAACTGCTCACCGGACGCCAGCCGCTGCTGGGCCGGCTGCGCCAGCGCGACGGCATGGCGGGGTTCCCCGAGCCACGCGAAAGCGCCTACGACCTCTTCAGCGTCGGCCACGCCGGCACCGCCATCTCGACCGCAGTGGGAATGGCCCGCGGCGATCAGCTCAACGGCGACGGATTCGACGGCCTCACTCCCAACGGCCGCCGCGTGGTCTCCCTCATCGGGGACGCCAGCATCGTCAACGGCGTCGCGATGGAAGGCCTCAACAGCGCCGGCACGCTGCGGCGGCAATTCCTGGTGGTCCTCAACGACAATGGCATGAGCATCGCCAAGCCTCAGGGAGCCCTGGCGAGCTACTTCGACCGGATGCGCATGAGCCACGGCTACACCGAATTCAAGAAGCGCGCCAAGGACGTCGCCAAGTTGATCCCGGGCGGGCGCGAAATGTCCGACCTCTACCACCGCATGGGCGAGATGAGCAAGGCCGCGATCAGCCAGGATGCCTGGTTCGAGCACTTCGGCATCGTCGCGGTGGGACCGATCGACGGGCACGACTTCAACTCGCTCATCGAGTTCTTCACCGAAGCCAAGCACTTCGACCGCCCGATGGTCCTGCACGTCAAGACCGTCAAGGGCAAGGGCTTCTCCTTCTGCGAATCCGATCCCTCGGCGACCCATTCGCCCGGCCCCTTCACGGTGCCGGACATGGAGAATGAGGGCTGCCGGATCGAGCTCAAGAAAAGTTCGCGCTCCTTCACCAGCGCCCTGGGCGAGGCCATGGTCGAGGTGATGAAGCGCGATCCCAAGGTCGTTGCCTGCACCGCCGCCATGCCCGACGGCACGGGAATCTCCAAGGTTTCCGCCGCATTCCCCGAGCGCACCTGGGACACGGGCATCTGCGAAAGCCACGCCATGGACATGATGGCCGGGCTCGCCAAGACGGGATGGAAGCCCTTCTTCGCCGTCTACAGCACCTTCCTGCAGCGAGCCTTCGACCAGGCCTTCCAGGAAGTCGCGTTGCAGGGACTCGCGGTTCGACTGCTTCTTGATCGAGCCGGCCTTGTGGGCGGCGACGGTGCCGTGCACCACGGTTTCTGCGACATCTCCCTGCTCGCCTCGCTGCCCAACGCGGTCTTGATGGCGGCGATGGACGAGCCGAGCCTGAAGGCGGCCCTTGAGTTCATGCGCAAACACGACAGCGGCCTCAGTGCCCTGCGCTATCCGCGCGACGCGGTCAGCGCGGCCTTCGCCGATCAGGCCTGCCCCGATTTTGTCCTGGGCAAGTCCCGTGCGCTCGTGGAGCATGCCGCTCCGGACGCCGCGGTCCTGGCCTACGGCGTGATGGCGATCGAGAGCCTGGAGGCGGTCAAGACCCTCGACGGCGAGTACCGCGTGAACCTCTACGACGCCCGCTTCGCCAAGCCGGTCGACATTCAACTTCTGGAATCGCTCCTGAGCAAGGGCGTGCCCGTGGTGACGATTGAAGATCACTCGCTGCGCGGCGGATTCGGCAGCTGCGTGCTGGAGGCGTGCAACCAGCGCGGGCTGGACACGCGCCTGGTCACCCGGCTGGGCCTGCCCGACCAGTGGATCTACCAGGGCGAGCGCCGCGAGCAGCTCGCCGAGGCCGGCATCGACGCCGCGCACATCGCCCGCACCATCCGCGCGGCGGTCGAGGCGGTTCCGCAGGCGCGGCAGGGTGCGGCGAAGTCCGCCATCCACGCCTCCTGA
- a CDS encoding MotA/TolQ/ExbB proton channel family protein, giving the protein MGSSYDAPMGNVFNEFLGFIQHGGPVMYPLLFLSIFSLSLTVERILFWSRVGSRKARGEVETLIEALRAGKRDRVISLCDGSTLPDMAVAARMAIDGSDDGVAAAAAEIQRHRLERFSVILSTIITASPMIGILGTVIGIIKSFQVLGTQSGLADPRGVSGGIGEALITTASGLAVALLTLFPYMAFKGLADRALGRMESVIAAAQIGLPRRPTRSRELDEDPVSSRPEPVESVR; this is encoded by the coding sequence ATGGGAAGTTCCTATGATGCCCCGATGGGCAATGTCTTCAACGAGTTCCTCGGCTTCATCCAGCACGGCGGACCCGTCATGTACCCGCTTCTGTTCCTGAGCATCTTTTCGCTCTCGCTGACCGTGGAGCGGATTCTGTTCTGGTCCCGGGTCGGCTCCCGCAAGGCGCGCGGCGAGGTGGAAACCCTGATCGAGGCCCTGCGGGCCGGCAAAAGGGACCGCGTGATTTCGCTCTGCGACGGCAGCACGCTGCCCGACATGGCCGTGGCGGCGCGGATGGCGATCGACGGCAGCGACGATGGCGTGGCTGCGGCCGCGGCGGAAATCCAGCGGCACCGGCTCGAGCGCTTCTCGGTGATCCTCTCCACCATCATCACCGCCAGCCCCATGATCGGGATTCTGGGCACGGTGATCGGCATCATCAAGAGCTTCCAGGTGCTCGGCACGCAGAGCGGCCTCGCGGATCCGCGCGGCGTCTCCGGCGGCATCGGCGAGGCCCTGATCACCACCGCCAGCGGACTCGCCGTCGCCCTGCTGACGCTCTTTCCCTACATGGCCTTCAAGGGCCTGGCCGACCGCGCACTGGGGCGGATGGAGTCGGTGATCGCGGCGGCCCAGATCGGCTTGCCGCGCCGGCCGACGCGTTCACGCGAGCTTGACGAGGATCCGGTTTCAAGCCGTCCGGAGCCCGTGGAATCGGTCAGGTGA